A part of Parvivirga hydrogeniphila genomic DNA contains:
- a CDS encoding branched-chain amino acid ABC transporter permease, whose product MSGADALQFVASGLQNGAIYALMALGFTLVFASTGIINFAQGEFFMLGGMLVAAGVAAGVPLGACVIGAVAMTAAIGCLVERLALRPARSAGGLALVIITIGCSMLIKSGARHLFGPDERAVPPFTAGQPLRVAGALIDPQALWVIGLAVAAAAALTAVYRFTKVGLAMRACSISHDAARIVGIDTARVVMLAFGLAGALGALAGAAVAPVTQTAYDVGARMGLKGFAAALLGGLGDPVGAIVGGFALGLLESGAVAFVSGTYKDAVALVVLLAVLVLRPQGIVGRHLGEKL is encoded by the coding sequence ATGAGCGGCGCAGACGCCCTGCAATTCGTCGCGTCCGGACTGCAGAACGGAGCGATATACGCGCTGATGGCGCTCGGTTTCACGCTGGTGTTCGCGTCGACCGGCATCATCAACTTCGCGCAAGGGGAGTTCTTCATGCTGGGCGGCATGCTCGTCGCGGCCGGTGTCGCGGCAGGCGTGCCGCTCGGCGCCTGCGTTATCGGGGCGGTCGCGATGACCGCGGCGATCGGCTGCCTCGTGGAGCGCCTGGCGCTGAGGCCAGCTCGCTCGGCAGGAGGGCTCGCGCTCGTCATCATCACGATCGGCTGCTCCATGCTCATCAAGTCCGGTGCGAGGCACCTGTTCGGACCGGACGAGCGAGCGGTGCCGCCGTTCACTGCCGGCCAGCCGTTGCGGGTGGCAGGCGCTCTCATCGATCCGCAAGCGCTGTGGGTCATCGGCCTCGCGGTCGCTGCGGCGGCCGCGTTGACGGCCGTGTACCGCTTCACCAAAGTCGGGCTCGCGATGCGCGCGTGCTCGATCAGCCACGATGCTGCGCGCATCGTGGGCATCGACACTGCGCGCGTCGTGATGCTCGCGTTCGGGCTCGCGGGGGCGCTCGGCGCGCTCGCGGGGGCAGCGGTGGCCCCGGTGACGCAGACGGCCTACGACGTCGGAGCGCGCATGGGACTCAAGGGCTTCGCAGCCGCACTGCTCGGCGGTCTCGGTGACCCGGTGGGCGCGATCGTCGGCGGATTCGCGCTCGGCCTTCTCGAGAGCGGCGCTGTCGCGTTCGTCTCCGGCACGTACAAAGACGCGGTCGCGCTGGTCGTGCTGCTCGCCGTGCTCGTATTGCGGCCGCAAGGCATCGTCGGACGGCACCTCGGGGAGAAGCTGTGA
- a CDS encoding ABC transporter substrate-binding protein, producing MSRVRARFGAALVVAAVLAGALGGCGAKQGGGTEGGQADKEPYRIGAVVSLTGTYAGLGVPEKKAIELQRDAVNASGGINGHPVEVIFEDDATDPAKAAAAATKLIDQDGVLAIIGATGTAQTMAMRSEVQRAGVPQVSMAGGSVITDQLDPMVFQTPWPNRIVVPFVLKAIAGKGLAKVALISDSGGYGKDGHAIIAKEAPAAGITIVADETFNPGDTDMSSQLTKIRAAKPDAVLMWNAGKEAALIAKGMKQLGMTQPLFGGPGNGRKEFIQGAGDGAEGFRFAAGKILVPSAYGTDTEAYRVATEFIDSYTQKYGEPPDIFAGHAYDAFLIVVDALKRVEGEPTPAKLRDAIEQTKGLVGVGGTFSYSPTDHNGLTESELVLYRVENGAWVLDTQ from the coding sequence ATGTCGAGAGTGCGCGCGCGCTTCGGGGCAGCGCTCGTCGTCGCCGCGGTGCTCGCTGGAGCGCTCGGCGGTTGCGGTGCGAAGCAGGGAGGTGGGACCGAAGGCGGGCAGGCCGACAAGGAGCCGTACCGGATCGGCGCGGTCGTCTCGCTCACCGGCACCTATGCCGGGCTCGGCGTGCCCGAGAAGAAGGCCATCGAGCTTCAGCGAGACGCGGTCAACGCGAGCGGCGGCATCAACGGCCACCCGGTCGAAGTGATCTTCGAAGACGACGCCACGGACCCGGCGAAGGCCGCGGCCGCTGCTACGAAGCTGATCGACCAGGACGGCGTGCTCGCGATCATCGGCGCCACAGGCACGGCGCAGACGATGGCCATGCGTTCTGAGGTGCAACGGGCCGGAGTGCCGCAGGTATCGATGGCCGGCGGGTCGGTCATCACCGACCAGCTCGACCCGATGGTGTTCCAGACGCCGTGGCCGAACCGCATCGTGGTGCCGTTCGTGCTGAAGGCGATCGCTGGCAAGGGCCTCGCCAAAGTCGCGCTCATCTCAGACAGCGGCGGATATGGCAAGGACGGCCACGCCATCATCGCGAAGGAGGCCCCGGCAGCTGGCATCACCATCGTCGCAGACGAGACGTTCAACCCGGGCGACACCGATATGTCCTCGCAGCTCACGAAGATCCGCGCTGCCAAGCCTGATGCGGTGCTGATGTGGAACGCTGGCAAAGAGGCCGCGCTCATCGCCAAGGGCATGAAGCAGCTCGGTATGACGCAACCGCTGTTCGGGGGGCCCGGAAACGGACGCAAGGAGTTCATTCAGGGCGCAGGCGACGGAGCCGAAGGGTTCCGGTTCGCCGCAGGGAAGATCCTCGTGCCGAGCGCCTATGGGACCGACACCGAGGCGTACCGCGTCGCAACGGAGTTCATCGATTCGTACACCCAGAAGTACGGCGAGCCGCCGGACATCTTCGCAGGACACGCGTACGATGCGTTCCTGATCGTGGTCGACGCGCTCAAGCGTGTGGAAGGCGAACCGACCCCCGCCAAGCTCCGGGACGCAATCGAGCAGACGAAGGGCCTCGTGGGCGTCGGCGGTACGTTCAGCTACTCGCCGACCGATCACAACGGTCTGACGGAATCGGAGCTCGTGCTGTACCGCGTCGAGAACGGCGCGTGGGTGCTCGACACGCAGTGA
- a CDS encoding ACT domain-containing protein, with product MGPTVKQISVFIENKSGRVSEVTGILGDAGVNIRGFSVSDTADYGILRLVVDRPEQAEQAIKAAGFTVRVDDVICIDVPDVPGGLAGILKVVSDAGVNIEYVYSLVATLVVINVADVNRALRLLEGRPVRLVSQEDIAALRPSVQG from the coding sequence ATGGGTCCAACCGTCAAGCAGATCTCCGTGTTCATCGAGAACAAGTCGGGGCGCGTGAGCGAGGTGACGGGAATCCTCGGAGACGCAGGCGTGAACATCCGCGGGTTCTCTGTATCGGACACCGCGGACTACGGCATCCTGCGTCTGGTGGTGGACAGGCCCGAGCAGGCCGAGCAGGCGATCAAGGCCGCCGGCTTCACGGTGCGCGTGGACGACGTGATCTGCATCGACGTCCCGGACGTTCCCGGCGGCCTTGCAGGGATCCTCAAGGTCGTGTCGGATGCCGGCGTGAACATCGAGTACGTCTATTCGCTGGTGGCCACGCTCGTGGTCATCAACGTCGCCGACGTGAACCGTGCGCTCCGGCTGCTCGAGGGCAGGCCGGTGCGTTTGGTCTCCCAGGAGGACATCGCGGCGCTCAGGCCGTCGGTGCAGGGGTAG
- a CDS encoding indolepyruvate oxidoreductase subunit beta yields MSGVTTVVLAGVGGQGTILAGDVLAKVAMADGHDVRLSEVHGMAQRGGSVITFVRFGDEVHAPVVDPGTADHLIAFEMIEAARQLPLLKRDGRLVVNQRVVLPLPVLVGAARVPDDLEAALAREGAIFVDAEALACEAGSSKSANIVLLGAASAGLPLSEESWAEVIASRVPPATVEANLRAFELGRAACLKGACR; encoded by the coding sequence ATGAGCGGCGTGACGACGGTGGTGCTGGCCGGTGTGGGCGGGCAAGGGACGATCCTCGCCGGAGACGTCCTCGCAAAGGTCGCGATGGCAGACGGGCACGATGTGCGGCTGTCGGAGGTCCACGGCATGGCGCAACGCGGAGGGTCGGTCATCACCTTCGTGCGGTTCGGCGACGAAGTGCACGCACCGGTCGTCGATCCGGGCACCGCAGACCACCTCATCGCGTTCGAGATGATCGAAGCCGCACGGCAGCTCCCGTTGCTCAAGCGTGACGGCCGCTTGGTGGTGAACCAGCGGGTGGTCTTGCCGCTGCCGGTGCTCGTCGGCGCGGCGCGGGTGCCCGACGACCTTGAAGCCGCGCTCGCGCGCGAAGGCGCCATCTTCGTCGATGCGGAAGCGTTGGCGTGCGAGGCCGGATCGTCGAAGTCAGCCAACATCGTGCTCCTTGGCGCCGCTTCGGCAGGGCTTCCGCTGTCTGAAGAGTCGTGGGCCGAGGTCATCGCGTCGCGCGTGCCGCCAGCCACCGTCGAGGCGAACCTGCGCGCGTTCGAGCTCGGCAGGGCAGCGTGTCTGAAAGGAGCGTGTCGGTAG
- the iorA gene encoding indolepyruvate ferredoxin oxidoreductase subunit alpha — MARTLFSGNEAVARGAWEAGVAVGVGYPGTPSTEVLENLVRYEGVRCEWAPNEKVAAEVAAGVSLAGGRVIVTMKHVGLNVAADPLFTLAYTGVGGGYVLFVADDPGMHSSQNEQDSRRYAVAAKVPMLEPADPAEALAMTRAAFEISEEFDVPVLVRSTTRVSHSKGVVEVDGARAQVQPQPYIKDPAKWVMVPANARRRRIDLEERLVRLAEHAELSGLNRVELRDRSLGVIVDGAAYRAVREALPDASVLKIGMVHPFPRDLVRAFAAEVESVAVVEELGPFVRDLVVQAGVAVREVPLPAWGEVTPAVVRAAFGVLPLEVRKVREGVPERPPLMCPGCPHRGVFWALKRTKAVVTGDIGCYTLGAAPPLAAMDSCICMGASVGMAHGASLVERERPVIGVIGDSTFAHSGITGLVHMAYNGSHGTIVVLDNRTTAMTGHQGNPISGVTLSGEHTSELDLEALARACGAGWVRTVDPFDLATTLAALKEAIAAPTLAVLIAKAPCALLEKRVKDPVAVDDDVCTACGSCIQLGCPAISKADSGNAQIDVTICVGCGQCEQVCRFGAIVPAGPACDLGGSAR, encoded by the coding sequence CGCGGCCGGCGTCAGCCTCGCGGGCGGCCGGGTCATCGTGACGATGAAGCACGTCGGGCTGAACGTGGCAGCAGACCCGCTGTTCACGCTCGCGTACACGGGCGTCGGCGGGGGGTACGTGCTGTTCGTGGCAGACGACCCCGGCATGCACTCCTCGCAGAACGAGCAGGACAGCCGTCGCTACGCCGTGGCTGCAAAGGTGCCCATGCTCGAACCTGCGGATCCTGCCGAGGCGCTCGCGATGACACGCGCGGCGTTCGAGATCTCGGAGGAGTTCGACGTCCCGGTGCTCGTGCGCTCGACGACGCGCGTGTCGCACTCGAAGGGTGTCGTCGAGGTCGACGGCGCACGGGCTCAGGTTCAACCTCAACCGTACATCAAGGACCCTGCCAAGTGGGTGATGGTCCCTGCGAACGCGCGTCGCCGGAGGATCGACCTCGAGGAGCGCCTCGTGCGGCTTGCGGAGCACGCGGAGCTGTCGGGTCTGAATCGCGTCGAGCTGCGCGACCGCTCGTTGGGTGTGATCGTCGACGGCGCTGCGTACCGTGCGGTGCGCGAGGCGCTGCCGGACGCCTCGGTGCTGAAGATCGGCATGGTGCACCCGTTCCCACGGGACCTGGTGCGGGCCTTCGCGGCCGAGGTCGAGTCGGTCGCTGTCGTCGAGGAGCTCGGTCCGTTCGTGCGGGACCTGGTCGTGCAGGCAGGGGTCGCGGTGCGAGAGGTCCCGCTCCCGGCGTGGGGCGAGGTCACTCCCGCCGTCGTGCGTGCGGCGTTCGGGGTGCTCCCCCTGGAGGTGCGGAAGGTCCGTGAAGGGGTCCCAGAGCGCCCGCCGCTCATGTGCCCCGGCTGTCCGCATCGCGGCGTGTTCTGGGCGCTCAAGAGGACGAAGGCCGTCGTGACCGGCGACATCGGCTGCTACACGCTCGGTGCTGCGCCGCCGCTCGCGGCGATGGACTCGTGCATCTGCATGGGAGCGAGCGTCGGGATGGCGCACGGCGCCTCGCTCGTCGAGCGCGAACGCCCAGTGATCGGCGTCATCGGCGACTCCACCTTCGCGCATTCGGGCATCACCGGTCTCGTGCACATGGCCTACAACGGGAGCCACGGCACGATCGTCGTGCTCGACAACCGCACCACGGCGATGACCGGGCATCAAGGCAATCCCATCTCGGGCGTCACGCTTTCCGGGGAGCACACGAGCGAGCTCGACCTCGAGGCGCTCGCGCGGGCGTGCGGCGCCGGGTGGGTGCGCACGGTCGATCCGTTCGATCTCGCAACGACACTAGCGGCGCTCAAAGAGGCGATCGCCGCGCCGACGCTGGCGGTCCTGATCGCCAAGGCCCCGTGCGCGCTGCTCGAGAAGCGGGTGAAGGACCCCGTCGCCGTGGACGACGACGTGTGCACCGCGTGCGGCTCATGCATCCAGCTCGGTTGCCCAGCCATCTCGAAGGCGGACAGCGGGAATGCGCAGATAGACGTCACCATCTGCGTCGGCTGCGGCCAGTGCGAGCAGGTGTGCCGCTTCGGCGCGATCGTGCCGGCAGGACCGGCCTGCGATCTCGGGGGGAGCGCACGATGA